In the genome of Denticeps clupeoides chromosome 13, fDenClu1.1, whole genome shotgun sequence, one region contains:
- the mob3a gene encoding MOB kinase activator 3A, which translates to MSLALKQVFNKDRTFRPKRKFEPGTQRFELHKKAQASLNAGLDLKQAVQLPHSEDRNDWVAVHVVDFFNRINLIYGTISESCTDQTCPIMSGGPKYEYRWQDEHKYKKPTALSAPKYMSLLMDWIELQINDEHIFPTNVGTPFPKNFMQVAKKILSRLFRVFVHVYIHHFDRVSQMGAEAHVNTCYKHFFYFVTEFNLIDQKELEPLKEMTGRMCH; encoded by the exons ATGTCCTTGGCACTTAAACAAGTCTTCAACAAGGATCGGACATTCCGGCCTAAACGCAAGTTTGAACCGGGGACACAGCGCTTTGAGCTGCACAAGAAGGCACAAGCATCTCTGAATGCAGGTTTGGACCTGAAGCAGGCTGTGCAGCTACCCCACAGTGAAGACCGCAATGACTGGGTGGCTGTGCACGTGGTGGACTTCTTCAATCGCATCAACCTCATCTATGGCACCATCAGCGAGTCATGTACTGACCAAACTTGCCCCATCATGTCTGGGGGACCCAAGTACGAGTATCGCTGGCAGGACGAGCACAAGTACAAAAAGCCAACGGCGCTGTCGGCACCCAAATACATGAGCCTGCTGATGGATTGGATAGAGTTACAGATCAATGATGAGCACATCTTCCCCACGAATGTTG GTACGCCTTTTCCCAAGAACTTCATGCAAGTTGCAAAGAAGATCCTGTCACGTCTGTTCCGTGTGTTTGTCCATGTTTACATCCACCACTTTGACCGTGTGAGCCAGATGGGGGCTGAGGCTCATGTGAACACCtgttacaaacattttttttactttgtcactGAGTTCAACTTGATTGACCAAAAAGAACTGGAGCCACTG AAAGAGATGACAGGCCGCATGTGCCACTGA
- the zap70 gene encoding tyrosine-protein kinase ZAP-70 gives MHDPAADLPFFYGSISRSEAEEHLKLAGMGDGIFLLRQCLRSLGGYVLSLVWNLQFYHYPVEKQLNGTYCVSGGKPHCGPAELCEYYSKDADGLVCSLRKPCLRSPETPLKAGIFDSLREKMLREYVRQTWHLEGEALEQAVISQAPQLEKLIATTAHEKMSWFHGKIPRQEGERRLYSGVQPDGKFLVRERNECGTYALSILYGKMAYHYQIQHDKSGKYSMPEGTKFDTVWQLVEYLKMKPDGLVTILKEPCVNPNAPSAPPTVPSGRRITSNGYTPPPEAPRLASLPGERRMMPMDTSEFTSPYDDPEELKEKKLFLKREQLMIDEVELGSGNFGCVKKGVYKMRKKHLDVAIKVLKSENEKGVKDEMMREAGIMHQMDNPYIVRMIGLCQDESLMLVMEMAPAGPLNKFLASRKDQVTAENVVELMHQVSLGMLYLEQNNFVHRDLAARNVLLVNQHYAKISDFGLSKALGADDNYYKARTAGKWPLKWYAPECINFHKFSSKSDVWSFGITMWEAFSYGGKPYKKMKGPEVSSFIESGARMDCPPGCPDTMYNLMKDCWTYKHEERPGFVKVEERMRNFYYSISKKTPAAPKPEITTDPLK, from the exons ATGCACGATCCAGCAGCCGACCTGCCCTTTTTCTATGGAAGCATCAGCCGATCGGAGGCAGAGGAGCACCTGAAGCTGGCTGGAATGGGAGATGGCATTTTTCTGCTCCGCCAGTGCCTCCGCAGCTTGGGTGGCTACGTCCTGTCACTAGTCTGGAACCTGCAATTTTACCACTACCCTGTGGAGAAGCAGCTCAACGGCACTTACTGCGTGTCAGGGGGGAAACCGCACTGTGGCCCTGCCGAGTTATGTGAGTACTACAGCAAAGATGCTGATGGCCTTGTCTGTTCCCTGCGCAAGCCCTGCCTCCGCTCGCCCGAAACACCACTGAAAGCGGGGATCTTTGACAGTCTGAGGGAGAAGATGTTGCGAGAGTATGTACGCCAGACATGGCACCTAGAG GGAGAAGCTCTGGAGCAGGCAGTCATAAGCCAGGCACCTCAATTAGAGAAGCTGATCGCCACGACAGCTCATGAGAAGATGTCCTGGTTCCATGGTAAAATTCCTCGGCAAGAAGGCGAGAGGCGTCTGTATTCTGGAGTCCAGCCAGATGGCAAATTCTT AGTaagagaaagaaatgaatgtGGCACCTATGCTCTTTCCATCCTGTATGGAAAAATGGCCTACCACTACCAGATTCAGCACGACAAGTCCGGAAAGTACTCCATGCCAGAAGGAACCAAATTTGACACAGTCTGGCAg CTGGTTGAGTACCTGAAGATGAAGCCTGATGGGCTGGTGACCATCCTCAAAGAGCCATGTGTCAACCCGAATGCTCCCAGCG CTCCACCAACTGTACCCTCTGGG AGGAGGATCACATCAAATGGATACACGCCGCCCCCTGAAG CACCACGCCTTGCCTCTTTGCCTGGCGAGCGTCGGATGATGCCCATGGATACCAGTGAGTTTACCAGCCCCTACGATGACCCGGAGGAGCTAAAAGAGAAGAAACTGTTCCTCAAGAGAGAGCAGCTGATGATTGATGAGGTGGAGCTTGGTTCTGGAAACTTTGGCTGTGTCAAGAAAGGTGTCTACAAGATGCGGAA GAAGCACCTGGATGTGGCTATCAAGGTGCTGAAGAGTGAGAACGAGAAAGGTGTGAAGGACGAGATGATGCGTGAAGCAGGAATCATGCACCAGATGGACAACCCCTACATTGTGCGCATGATAGGCTTGTGCCAGGATGAGTCCCTGATGCTGGTGATGGAGATGGCCCCAGCTGGCCCTCTCAACAAGTTCCTTGCCAGCAGGAA GGATCAGGTGACCGCTGAGAATGTGGTGGAGCTGATGCACCAGGTGTCCCTTGGGATGCTGTACTTGGAGCAGAACAACTTTGTACACAGAGACCTTGCTGCTCGCAATGTGCTGCTGGTCAACCAGCATTATGCCAAAATCAGTGATTTTGGCTTGTCCAAGGCACTAGGCGCTGATGACAACTATTACAAG GCACGTACAGCAGGCAAGTGGCCACTCAAATGGTATGCTCCCGAGTGCATTAATTTCCACAAATTCTCCAGCAAGAGTGATGTTTGGAGCTTCGGCATTACCATGTGGGAGGCCTTCTCTTATGGAGGGAAGCCATACAAG AAAATGAAAGGGCCAGAGGTTAGCAGTTTTATTGAGAGTGGAGCTCGTATGGACTGTCCACCAGGCTGCCCTGATACCATGTACAACCTGATGAAGGACTGCTGGACATACAA GCATGAAGAACGGCCAGGCTTTGTGAAGGTGGAAGAGCGTATGAGGAACTTTTATTACTCCATATCGAAGAAGACCCCAGCTGCACCAAAGCCAGAGATCACTACTGATCCTCTAAAGTAA